The region CAATGAGTGAGAATATTTTGTCAAAATATTCTGCAGTGGTCGTGTTCAATGCGAAATCAGAGGTTCGCATAAATGTAAGCGACATGAGGGCAAATCTATATGTGATGATTGGGGCGCTTGCAGTTCCAATAGGTGTGGCAATTTTTTATTACGGGGCGAAATACTCTCTGCCAGGGTCATGGGTATCATTCAATCTGGTCATTTTTGGGCCCATTCTGATGTATGTGGCGTATCGTGGCAAAAGGTTTGCGCATTGGGGAGGGGATAGAGGCAATAATGATCTCCCTCTTCATTTACGCGGAATTTACGCATACAGTGCTACTGCGGCGAAGAGTATGTACTTTCTTGCATATTCAATGTTCATACTACAAACGATTATTGGTGGGGCCGCAGCAATCGTCTATTTTACATACACTGGGGACAGGGCTAATGAAACACTTTGGGTTATGATTATTTTATTAAGTATATCTATGCCCACTGCCATATTTGGTTCGGTGAAAGCAGGTAAAATCCAAAACCTATATGATTCTGGAAAGGCCGAAGGAGCAAAGGTGGCAGAACAGCAGGGGAAAAGGATACTATATATGTCCCTTGTTCTGTATTCAGTCGCGACTTTATTTCTTCTAATGCTGTGGCCAAGCCCCTGATACAATTTGCTTTGGCAATAGGGTTCGGATCGTCGTACTGTACTGGGACAATGCAGTTCCCAGAAGAGGAGGCCTCGGTGATGGGGCCCCCTTATTCGACTTAAAAACCTGCTACGCACTTCATTTAGCCCTCAGATGGCTCGACACATCTTGCTGGCATTCTCATCTCATAGGGACATTCTGTCGTTGTTCTGTTCCTCTTTATTTGACCATATATTAGCATATAGGGGTAATGACACATCAGTTTTTATATCGGTCACTCGATAATACTGATGTGAAATTCCCGCACATCCAGCAGCATGATTCTTCCGATTGCGGAGCCGCATGTATCGCTAGCATATGCGCCCATTACGGTCGCGAGACAACCATTGTGAAGCTGAGGGAGCTTCTCGGTACGGATATTTCAGGAACGACGATCAAGGGGATTACGGGGGCCCTTGTCAAACTTGGGTTCGAAGCGAAGGCTGTCCGTGTCGACAAAGAGGCGTTCACAAGCAAATTCACTTTACCTGCGGTCGCCCACATTGTGAAGGAAGATGGGACATCTCACTATGTGGTAATCTTTTCAGCGAACGTAAACAGCGGAACCATCAAGTATATGGATCCTGCCGAAGATAAACACCAAAAGGCATCAGTTGATGAGTTCTTCGAAAATTTTGATGGGATCCTCGTGATGATGGTCCCCAATGAGAATTTCGTCAAAAGCAAAGAGGGAGCTAAAAGCGTCCTGTCCAGTTTCATCGGCCTTCTGAAACCGCACAAAAGACTATTCGCTGTCGCAATCGCCACGACCGTTATTCTAACAATCATTGGGATCGTGCTCTCAATATTCAACAAGATATTAATCGATGAGATAATTCCATATAACCTTAACGATCAGCTGAGGATATTCGCAATAGTTCTGGCGGTCGTGGTCGTGGTACAGGTCATTCTCGGAGCACTACGTCAGCATGTCATGCTATATCTTTCGCTGAAGATAGATATACCGCTCACGTTGGGCTACTTCGAACATGTCTTCAGGTTGCCGATGAATTTCTTCGCGTCCCGTAAGACGGGGGACATAGTCACCCGTTTCCAGGATGCGGGAGTTATAGCGGGCGTGCTGACGGGCGTGGCGCTCACTGTTTTCATTGATGTTTCAATGGCGGTCATTGTCGGCATCGTGCTGTTCACAATGAATGCTAATCTTTTTGGGATAATAATTATACTTGCCATAGTAAGCGCCGTACTCATCTTCTTATTCAGGGCGCCATATAGAAAACTGAACAAGAAACAGATGGAACAGCATGCTAGACTAAATTCTGAGGTGATAGAGAGCCTGAACGGTATCGAGACGGTAAAAACGAACACCTCCGAAGAGTTGATGATGGAAAGGATCGAGACAGAGTACATCAAAACCCTAAAATTAGGGTTCAGAGGGGGCGTCCTTTCAAATATCCAAGGCTCACTCTCATCATTGACCGGGGGGCTCGGCAACATTGGAATCTTGGTGATGGGAGGATTCTTTGTCATCAGCGGCGAAACGACGCTGGGTACACTCGTAGCATTCATGTCTCTATCGGGATTCTTCATCGGCCCCATAAACAGGCTTGTCAGCCTTCAGTTGAGCATTCAGGAAGCTAACATATCGCTGAAACGTCTGTCCGAGATATACAGTGTTGATGAGGAAGAGGACGAGGAGTTAGAAAAGGATTCGATGATACTCGGAGAAAAAATAGATAACATCGAAATAGAGGGCATTTCATTCCGATATGGTTCAAAACCGCTCACGCTGAGCAACATCTCTGTTGTAATACCGAGAGGCAAGAAGGTAGCTATTGTAGGCAGGTCAGGTTCGGGGAAGACGACGCTGTCCAAACTCATGCTGAAGTTCTATATTCCGGAGAGCGGTAGGATAACATTTAATGGTATCGACCTGAAGAACATCAATCCATTCTCGATAAGAGAACGCATAGGGTGTGTGCCTCAGAATGTGCAGCTATTCAGCGGCTCAATAATGAGCAATATGCTCATCGGGAAATCGGATGCGACACCCAATGAGATATCGAGTGCCTGTGCATTGGCGGGATGCGATGAATTTATCAACAAATTGCCTGCCGGATACAATACGCGGCTCGATGAGAACGGCGGCGGACTGTCAGGAGGCGAGAAGCAGAGACTGGCTCTGGCCAGGGTTCTCGTGAAAAAGCCGGATTTTATTATACTCGATGAAGCCACATCGAACATGGACTTCTTGACCGAGCAACAGATATACGATACATTATTCAATAAGATGAAAGAGACGACGATGATGATCATCGCCCACAGACTAAGTACCATAAGGAAATGTGATGTTATTTATGTCATGGACGGAGGTAAGATCACAGAGTCAGGAACACATGAAGAACTGCTTAAAAGAGGGGGACTCTATCTCAAGTTGTGGGAAAGTCAGGTCGGGGAGCTACCAGGCGTGAACCCCAGCACTTCTGAAAAAGAACAGCAGACGAGGCAGGAAAAGAAAATCGAGGGCGACAATGACATTGAGTACCAGTAAAAGCATAGAGATCGTGACTGGAAAGACGCTCAAATTGAAGAACGTGCTGTCCAGATATGTCATATCTCAGGATGGGACAGAGATGCAGAAGGTCATGCATATGTTCAATTCGTATATGAAAGCAAACCGTCTAACTCCATACGGGCCGACAACGATCAATACAAAATCAGTATTCGAGAACGGTTCGCTCGTGCAGAGGAGCAGGATGATGGTTCAAGTAAGGGAAACGCCTGCGAAAGTGGAGCCACCGTACTCGTTCAGCGAATTAATAAGAGTGGAGAACTGCGTGATGGCGAGGTATCATGGGAATGCCGCAAGTGTTCAGATGGCGCATGGGAAAATACAAGTATATGCTTTTGAGAATAACATAAAGCTGAAAGGAGAAACATATACTGTACTCATTGAGCAGGATGGCAATGACATTATGGCAGATGTATTTATGGAGGCTGAAACATGAAAAAACTTGGCGAATACGATATGAGAAAACTGAGCGATAGCCGTTTATTGTACCTGAGGAATCCTCCGAAATTCACATACATATTTGTCATTGCCGTCATTGCGATTCTCCTCGGTACTGTTGTCTGGAGCGCCGTCACTGTCAGAGCAGAACAGGTTCAAGTCGGCGGTGTAATTACCATGGAGGACAAACAGATGCTCACTGCCGGCACGACCGGAATAGTATATAGTGTGAACTATGGGGCGGGCGATGCCGTTTCCCCTGGGGATTTGGTGCTGGAGTTCGACAAGTCAGAGGTACTCTTGGAGATAGCAAAAAGAGAATCACTGATATCAGCTTTGACAGCAGAGATCAATAATATTGATATTCTGCTGGATCTCGTTGCGGACTACGATGGTACGCCGGTGTCCTCGCCGTTCGATCAGAACGCCGAGGATGAGTTCAGATTTTATTATTTGTTCGAGAACTTCACAAAAACTTATGACAATTATGCCGCTGCCGCTGCAAGAGGTATATTCGATTCAACAACGATGGTAAATTTGAAGAATCAGATGACCTCCCAGTTAGCATCGGAGATAAATACGCTTGTCATCAACAGAACATCATATGAGACAGAACTAAATGAGTATTACGAAAGCCTAACGAGCCTCATATTGCTTATGACAACAGAGATCAATAATATGGATATTCTGCTGGATATCGTTGCGAACTATGATGGTACGCCCGTGTCCACACCTTTCAATCAGGCTGCTGAGGATGAATTCAGGTTCTATTACATGTTCAAGAACTTCGTAAACGCATATGATGAATACTTAGTTGCAGCCAACAACAGAGCCTTTGTCGACCCGACAATGTTGATCAACCTGAAGAATCAGACAATAGCTCAGTTGGCGTTGGAAAGAGGCAATTACATCACCGATAGGGCAAACTACCAGGCTGAACTGAGTTCGACCAATGCCAGATTAACAGACATTATGGCTTACATATCAACACAGATAGGTTATATAGACACAATGTTGGGGATAGTCAATAACTATAATGGCACATCGGTGACTTCACCATTCAGCACATCTGTTGACGGAGAAGTGAGATTCTATTATTTGTTACAGAGTTTCATGAGTGCATATAGCGGATATTCCGGCTCCATGGACCCGCCTGGGATGAGAGCAAGTCTTAAGGAGCAGACAGCTTCTCAGCTAGTGTCAGAAAGAGGCTCACTCACTGGCAGCCTGATAGCTTCTCAGGCCGAAAAGGACGCAAATAGTGATAGGATATCGAGCCTTGTATCGCTTATAATGGATCGGATTGGTTATATAGATACAATGATAAGTCTAGTTGCGAACTATGACGGCACACCTGTGACCTCACCCTTCAACCCAATTGATGATGAGCAGCGGAGATTCTATTTAATGTTCGAGAGTTTCGTATTCTCATACGACGAATACGCTGCCGCCACCCTAGCAGCAGGCAGTATTGTCGATCCGACAATGATGATAAATCTGAAAAATCAAACAGAATTACAGCTAATATCAGAAAGGGGCACGTTGGCTGCCAACAAGATATCATATGAAACAGAACTTGGATCACAGACCACCAGATTAACAAATATGATATCGCTTATGACGAGACAGATAGGATATACAAACACTATGTTGGGGCTTGTTGCAATTTATGACGGCACGCCGGTATCCTCGCCATTCAGCCAATCCGACAATGAACAGGCAAAGTTCCACTACATGTTCGAGAGTTTCTCAAAATCATATGATGAATACTTGGCCCTCGCCATTACTGTCGCCACCGCTTCTGATCCGACGATGCTGATAAGCCTGAAAAATCAAACGATCGCTCAGTTGGCATCGGAAAGAGGCGCGAACGCCATCAACATGACTCCATATGTAGACGAACTGGACTCATATAACGAACTATTGACAAGATATGATATCAAAGCTACAATACTTGGGATTATTCATTTCGACGCACAGATACGCAAAGGGACTGTTCTGCAGATAGGGGACATAATAGGGAGCATCAGCAATCCTTATTCCGACAGGGTTATAGAGATGTACATAGGGTCGGGAGACCGCTCTAAGATAGATGTGAATCAAGAGTGCTCCTTCATAGTGGATGGGCTGGCTCAGACAGAGTACGGTTCGATAAAAGGAACAGTGAAAAGTATCTCTAGCGATGCCATATTACAAGAACGTGGCGCATTTTTCCGGGTCGTTGTAGAGTTCGACGCAGAATACATGGAGGATTCAAAAGGCGGAAAGATATACTTAACAAACGGAATGACCGTCCGCGCCTGGGTAACATATGAAAAAGTGACATATATGAAATATTGGCTGGATCAGCTCGGATTGGGAGAGTACATCTGATCTCCGTGATCCATCTGACCCCGAAAGGAAGATGATGCAGAGTTGCTCTAAACATATAAATCAGAGGCGGGATATAATTACGGTCTTATGAGGAACATCTATTTCGTCGGCACGGCCGGAAGCGGCAAGAGCACCATGGTCGGAGCATTCAAGGAATGGCTCGATGACAACGGGATCGACGCCGTCACCGTGAACCTTGACCCGGGCGCCGACAGGCTCGCTTACAGAGCGGACATAGACATAAGGGAATGGATCTCCCTCGGCGAGGTGATGGAAGAATATTCTCTCGGGCCGAACGGCGCGCAGGTCGCCGCCGCCGACCTCATGGCTATGAACATACACAAACTGACCTCCGTGCTCAGCGGATACAAGACCAATTATGCGCTGATAGATACTCCCGGGCAGCTTGAGCTGTTCGCGTTCAGAGAATCCTCCAACATGATAGTGAACGCGCTGGGAAAGGAAAGGTCCATGATCGCGTACCTCTCCGATCCGATGCTCTGCAGGAGGCCGAACGGGTTCGTATCGTCAATGACGCTTTCCGCTCTTGTGCAGTTCAGGCTGCAGCTTCCAACGATCAACCTGCTTTCGAAGTTCGATGTGCTGTCCGAAGAGGACGGCATGAGGATAATCGATTGGTTTGAGAACCCCGACACCCTCTACGGCGATTTCCTGGATGAGGATTCCGATCCTCAGACTGTGGTGGGGATGGAACTCTTCAAAGCACTGGAGAACACCGGGATATTCGGAGGGATAAGAGGCGTCTCCGCGGAGGAAAGAACAGGACTGGAGGAGATATATGCTTCCATCCAGCTTACTTTCTTCGGCGGAGAAGATGCGGATAGAAATTAAGGTTTATCCGAACATATAGGCGGGGGCGGCCTTAATCTTGTTCCTTCCCGCTTCCATGACCTTCCCTTTCGCGGCCAGGAAGTCCCGCTCGGTGACCGTGTCCCTGCCGTCGCGTATTGCGAGCATTCCGGCTTCGGTGCAGATGCTCTTGATCTCCGCGCCGGAAGCGGTGTCGGTCATTTCGGCCAGCTTTCTCGGGTTGATGTCCTTGTCTATGCTCATGCGGGACATGTGGATCCTGAATATGTGCGTCCTGCCTTCCGCGTCCGGCAGGTCGATCTCGATTATGCGGTCGAACCTTCCCGGCCTGAGCAGGGCGTCGTCAAGGATGTCCGGCCTGTTAGTAGCGCCGATGATCTTAACCTCGCTGGTAGGCGTGAATCCGTCAAGCTCTGCCAGCAGCTGCATCAGCGTCCTCTGGACCTCTCTGTCCCCGGATGTGGCGACGTCCATCCTCTTTGCCCCCACAGAGTCCAGCTCGTCTATGAATATTATGCTGGGGGCCTTCTCTCTGGCAAGATCGAACAGCTCGCGGACCAGCCTGGCGCCCTCTCCGATGTACTTCTGGACCAGTTCGGAACCCACGAACCTTATGAACGTTGCGCTTGTGGCGTTCGCCACGGCCTTTGCCATCAGGGTCTTGCCGGTCCCGGGGGGGCCGACCAGCAGCACGCCTTTGGGAGGCTCTATGCCGACCTTGGCGTAAAGCTCCGGCCTGAGCAGCGGGTCCTCGACGGCCTCGCGCAACTCCAGCATCTGTTTGTCGAGGCCGCCTATGTCCTCGTATGAAATGTCAGGTTTCTCTATTATCTCCGCGCCTGTAACAACGGGATCCAGCGGAAGAGGCAGCACGTTCATCACCGCAAGCGTCTGCTTGTTCAGGGACACTCTTGCTCCCGGAACAAGATCGGACGTCGGTATGTATTCGGAAACGGAAACGATGAAATCCGGGCCGGTGGTGCTCTTTACGACGACGCGGTTATCCGGGAGGACGTCGCGAAGCGACCCCACGATCAGAGGCGGGCTTCTGAGCCTCTCCAGCTCCGCCCGTATCCTGCTGTGGTCCTTCTGCAGCCTGAACAGTTCTCCTTCAGAGTAGCGTTTGTCGTTCTCTGCGGTCTGAAGATCCTCCATTAATCTGACGTTCCTCTCTTCGAGCGTGATGATCCTCGCCTTCAGTTCCTCAATGCCGGTGTCGTCCATTATTGCTACCACTTTGTGGTTTATACGTTCCACATCTTTATTACTTTTTCTCGTACCGACCATCAATTTAATTAATGACAAATACCAATAAGGTTGCAATGATCTGCGAAATGTGTGGGAAAGAGGTTCCCATAACGAAACCAATGCTTGTGGAAGGCATCAAACTGAGCCTGTGCCTCGACTGTGCCAGGTTCGGAGATGAGTATAAAGGACCAAACCCCCCGCCGAGCGCGGCGGTCCAGAAATCGGTGATCGAACAGAGACTCCAGAGAAGAGAGAGAAGGATGCAGACCAGAGACGTATTCTCGGTGTCGTCAAGGGAACTGATAGATGATTACGGAGGGGTGGTGAAAGCCGCCAGAGAAGCAAAGGGAATGGATATCGACGAGTTCGCGAAGTCCATCCTTGAGAGAAGGGGGAACATCGCCAGAATAGAGGCGAACGATCTGGTCCCCGACGATAAAATGATCAACAAGCTGGAAAAGGCGCTGAATATAACTCTTAAGGAAGAGGTGCAGTCCGGAGCTCAGGTCGGAGGGGGCGGCAAGCAGTCCGAAGGCATGACCCTCAGCAATTTCATAAAAAAGGAATGATCATCTTCCGAGAACGGAGGAACGGACATCGTCCAGGAAAGGCATGACGTCCACGCCTCTTTCTCTCAGGATCATCAACGCCGCCACTTCCATATCGACGTCCGTTCTTTTGCTGATCTTGTTGCATTCCGATATGAATGCGCCTTTCTCCATACCTGAATCCAGCGCCACCCTGATAAGCCCGGACAGAAGATCGGCAGCGCCGCCGCCTTTGGCAGTCTGCTGTTTGGGCGAATAAGACCTCAGAGACTTGAGAAGATCCTCCGACGGCCGGTATGCTACCGGCACGTTCACTGCGGAGGTCTCTATCATCGGCCGCAGGTATTCGCCCGTCTTCGACATGAGGCCCTTATCCAAAAGTATGTTCATCAGCGCGTCCGCATCCTTTACCTGCATCCATCTGAGGTCGAGGGACGCGTACATCATGAACTCTTTGGCGGTGAGGACATCCTTGCCTTTGTTAAGGAACAGCGCGGCAAGGCAGGTCTCCAGTTCATCGGGCATGAGGCGTCAATCACGGTGGGTGTAAAAATATGTTACCCTCACACGCGCGCGTTGTATGTTCTGTACACTAACAGGATAAAATAATAGGGCGGGCGGTTCCTCAGAAAGGTTTATAATGGGCATCATAATAACCTGCCATCCTGTATGGTGAATGAAATGATGTACACTAGGTTTGAGAAGGCAAGGATCATAGGCGCAAGGGCGCTTCAGATCTCGTACGGCGCTCCGGTCCTAATCGACTATCCCGAGGATATGCTGGATCCCATAGACATCGCCATGCTTGAGTATGAGAAGGAAATCATACCTATCACTGTGGTCAGGAGTTAACCGAGGAATCATAATGAGCGAAGAGGAGAACGTAACCGTAAACAATGATCTGCTTGTCGCAGAGGAACTTTATCTGACGTCAGGTGTGCACATAGGCACCCAGCAGAAGAGCGCGGACATGAAGGACTTCATATACAAGGTCAGGCAGGACGGGCTGTATGTGCTGGATGTCAAGAAGACGGATGACAGGATAAGGGCGACCGCAAGCTTCCTCGCCAGGTATGATCCGAAAAGGATCCTTGTGGTATCGGCCAGGCAGTACGGACAGAGGCCGGCAAGGGAGTTCTCCAAAGCCGTAGGCGCGCCCGCATTCGCGGGGCGCTTCGTTCCCGGCACGCTTACGAACCCCTCCAATGACGGATTCATCGAGCCGGAGATAATAATGGTAACAGACCCGGCGGCGGACAAGCAGGCGCTCAACGAAGCCCTCAACCTCGGGATACCGATAATCGCGCTCTGCGACGCCAACAACGAGACAAGGAATGTCGATCTCGTCGTGCCTACCAACAACAAAGGAAGAAGGGCGCTCGCCTGCATATACTGGCTTCTTACGAGGGAGGTCCTTTTCGCAAGAGGCGACATAAAGGACCGCGCGGATTTCCAGATGGAGATCGAGGATTTCGAAGCCAAGCTCTGATGCAGGCTAAGGCAAACCATTTACCCTTTTACATATATTTTCATTTATGAG is a window of Candidatus Methanoplasma cognatum DNA encoding:
- a CDS encoding peptidase domain-containing ABC transporter, with product MKFPHIQQHDSSDCGAACIASICAHYGRETTIVKLRELLGTDISGTTIKGITGALVKLGFEAKAVRVDKEAFTSKFTLPAVAHIVKEDGTSHYVVIFSANVNSGTIKYMDPAEDKHQKASVDEFFENFDGILVMMVPNENFVKSKEGAKSVLSSFIGLLKPHKRLFAVAIATTVILTIIGIVLSIFNKILIDEIIPYNLNDQLRIFAIVLAVVVVVQVILGALRQHVMLYLSLKIDIPLTLGYFEHVFRLPMNFFASRKTGDIVTRFQDAGVIAGVLTGVALTVFIDVSMAVIVGIVLFTMNANLFGIIIILAIVSAVLIFLFRAPYRKLNKKQMEQHARLNSEVIESLNGIETVKTNTSEELMMERIETEYIKTLKLGFRGGVLSNIQGSLSSLTGGLGNIGILVMGGFFVISGETTLGTLVAFMSLSGFFIGPINRLVSLQLSIQEANISLKRLSEIYSVDEEEDEELEKDSMILGEKIDNIEIEGISFRYGSKPLTLSNISVVIPRGKKVAIVGRSGSGKTTLSKLMLKFYIPESGRITFNGIDLKNINPFSIRERIGCVPQNVQLFSGSIMSNMLIGKSDATPNEISSACALAGCDEFINKLPAGYNTRLDENGGGLSGGEKQRLALARVLVKKPDFIILDEATSNMDFLTEQQIYDTLFNKMKETTMMIIAHRLSTIRKCDVIYVMDGGKITESGTHEELLKRGGLYLKLWESQVGELPGVNPSTSEKEQQTRQEKKIEGDNDIEYQ
- a CDS encoding HlyD family secretion protein, whose product is MKKLGEYDMRKLSDSRLLYLRNPPKFTYIFVIAVIAILLGTVVWSAVTVRAEQVQVGGVITMEDKQMLTAGTTGIVYSVNYGAGDAVSPGDLVLEFDKSEVLLEIAKRESLISALTAEINNIDILLDLVADYDGTPVSSPFDQNAEDEFRFYYLFENFTKTYDNYAAAAARGIFDSTTMVNLKNQMTSQLASEINTLVINRTSYETELNEYYESLTSLILLMTTEINNMDILLDIVANYDGTPVSTPFNQAAEDEFRFYYMFKNFVNAYDEYLVAANNRAFVDPTMLINLKNQTIAQLALERGNYITDRANYQAELSSTNARLTDIMAYISTQIGYIDTMLGIVNNYNGTSVTSPFSTSVDGEVRFYYLLQSFMSAYSGYSGSMDPPGMRASLKEQTASQLVSERGSLTGSLIASQAEKDANSDRISSLVSLIMDRIGYIDTMISLVANYDGTPVTSPFNPIDDEQRRFYLMFESFVFSYDEYAAATLAAGSIVDPTMMINLKNQTELQLISERGTLAANKISYETELGSQTTRLTNMISLMTRQIGYTNTMLGLVAIYDGTPVSSPFSQSDNEQAKFHYMFESFSKSYDEYLALAITVATASDPTMLISLKNQTIAQLASERGANAINMTPYVDELDSYNELLTRYDIKATILGIIHFDAQIRKGTVLQIGDIIGSISNPYSDRVIEMYIGSGDRSKIDVNQECSFIVDGLAQTEYGSIKGTVKSISSDAILQERGAFFRVVVEFDAEYMEDSKGGKIYLTNGMTVRAWVTYEKVTYMKYWLDQLGLGEYI
- a CDS encoding ATP/GTP-binding protein, encoding MRNIYFVGTAGSGKSTMVGAFKEWLDDNGIDAVTVNLDPGADRLAYRADIDIREWISLGEVMEEYSLGPNGAQVAAADLMAMNIHKLTSVLSGYKTNYALIDTPGQLELFAFRESSNMIVNALGKERSMIAYLSDPMLCRRPNGFVSSMTLSALVQFRLQLPTINLLSKFDVLSEEDGMRIIDWFENPDTLYGDFLDEDSDPQTVVGMELFKALENTGIFGGIRGVSAEERTGLEEIYASIQLTFFGGEDADRN
- a CDS encoding proteasome-activating nucleotidase, with the translated sequence MDDTGIEELKARIITLEERNVRLMEDLQTAENDKRYSEGELFRLQKDHSRIRAELERLRSPPLIVGSLRDVLPDNRVVVKSTTGPDFIVSVSEYIPTSDLVPGARVSLNKQTLAVMNVLPLPLDPVVTGAEIIEKPDISYEDIGGLDKQMLELREAVEDPLLRPELYAKVGIEPPKGVLLVGPPGTGKTLMAKAVANATSATFIRFVGSELVQKYIGEGARLVRELFDLAREKAPSIIFIDELDSVGAKRMDVATSGDREVQRTLMQLLAELDGFTPTSEVKIIGATNRPDILDDALLRPGRFDRIIEIDLPDAEGRTHIFRIHMSRMSIDKDINPRKLAEMTDTASGAEIKSICTEAGMLAIRDGRDTVTERDFLAAKGKVMEAGRNKIKAAPAYMFG
- a CDS encoding multiprotein bridging factor aMBF1; amino-acid sequence: MCGKEVPITKPMLVEGIKLSLCLDCARFGDEYKGPNPPPSAAVQKSVIEQRLQRRERRMQTRDVFSVSSRELIDDYGGVVKAAREAKGMDIDEFAKSILERRGNIARIEANDLVPDDKMINKLEKALNITLKEEVQSGAQVGGGGKQSEGMTLSNFIKKE
- a CDS encoding DUF2240 family protein — encoded protein: MPDELETCLAALFLNKGKDVLTAKEFMMYASLDLRWMQVKDADALMNILLDKGLMSKTGEYLRPMIETSAVNVPVAYRPSEDLLKSLRSYSPKQQTAKGGGAADLLSGLIRVALDSGMEKGAFISECNKISKRTDVDMEVAALMILRERGVDVMPFLDDVRSSVLGR
- a CDS encoding DNA-directed RNA polymerase subunit K, coding for MMYTRFEKARIIGARALQISYGAPVLIDYPEDMLDPIDIAMLEYEKEIIPITVVRS
- the rpsB gene encoding 30S ribosomal protein S2, giving the protein MSEEENVTVNNDLLVAEELYLTSGVHIGTQQKSADMKDFIYKVRQDGLYVLDVKKTDDRIRATASFLARYDPKRILVVSARQYGQRPAREFSKAVGAPAFAGRFVPGTLTNPSNDGFIEPEIIMVTDPAADKQALNEALNLGIPIIALCDANNETRNVDLVVPTNNKGRRALACIYWLLTREVLFARGDIKDRADFQMEIEDFEAKL